In a genomic window of Vicinamibacterales bacterium:
- a CDS encoding sensor domain-containing diguanylate cyclase: MILGRQRSGGGSPESAPEGGGGGSSPAEGVDHRRAEEPWLETLLEFAQEALGALQGDRLRTLIAQRLPALTGREDVWVVAQIGAHQQVILPQRPGRDPRRMISDEPRQWATFPLKADGQTVGVMGLEAGQRGITAREWRMLTSLSGVLGRALKTSEAFELMREATLVDPLTGCATRAEGLRRFEAELRRAERSKTSLAVLMIDLDHFKSINDRYGHNTGDAVLSAVGETLLGTLRASDIRSRWGGEEFLVVLPESTIERASSAAESLRQRIAATTVRDGTHTVGVTTSIGITIARPGETDIPRLLGRADAALYQAKSDGRNRVMIALADQKTTVPPAAPASTAPAPPRSEPPSGTVPAHARERRNPSQTDRRSGSGRRRTDLIAGPWAGNG; this comes from the coding sequence GTGATCCTCGGACGGCAGCGTTCGGGCGGCGGCAGCCCGGAATCCGCGCCGGAAGGCGGCGGCGGCGGTTCCTCGCCCGCGGAGGGCGTGGACCATCGGCGCGCGGAGGAGCCATGGCTCGAGACGCTGCTGGAGTTCGCGCAGGAGGCGCTCGGGGCGCTCCAGGGGGATCGCCTTCGCACGCTGATCGCCCAGCGGCTGCCGGCGCTCACCGGCCGGGAGGACGTCTGGGTCGTCGCGCAGATCGGCGCCCACCAGCAGGTCATCCTGCCGCAGCGCCCCGGGCGCGACCCGCGCCGGATGATCAGCGACGAGCCGCGTCAATGGGCGACGTTCCCGCTCAAGGCCGACGGACAGACGGTCGGCGTGATGGGCCTCGAAGCGGGTCAGCGCGGCATCACCGCCCGCGAGTGGCGGATGCTGACCTCCCTCTCGGGCGTGCTCGGCCGCGCGCTCAAGACGTCGGAAGCGTTCGAGCTGATGCGCGAGGCAACGCTGGTGGACCCGCTCACCGGCTGCGCGACGCGCGCCGAGGGGCTGCGCCGGTTCGAAGCGGAGTTGCGCCGCGCCGAGCGGTCGAAGACCTCGCTGGCGGTCCTGATGATCGACCTCGATCACTTCAAGAGCATCAACGATCGCTACGGGCACAACACGGGGGACGCGGTGCTCTCGGCGGTCGGCGAGACGCTGCTCGGCACGCTGCGCGCGAGCGACATCCGCAGCCGATGGGGCGGTGAGGAGTTCCTGGTGGTGCTGCCGGAGTCGACCATCGAGCGCGCCTCGAGCGCCGCCGAATCGCTCCGCCAGCGCATCGCCGCCACGACGGTGCGCGACGGCACCCACACCGTCGGCGTGACGACGAGCATCGGGATAACGATTGCGCGGCCGGGCGAGACCGACATCCCCCGGCTGCTGGGGCGGGCCGACGCGGCGCTGTATCAGGCGAAAAGCGACGGGCGCAACCGGGTGATGATCGCGCTCGCCGATCAGAAGACGACGGTTCCCCCGGCCGCGCCGGCGTCCACCGCTCCGGCGCCGCCGCGGTCGGAGCCGCCGAGCGGCACGGTGCCGGCCCACGCGCGCGAACGGCGTAATCCCTCGCAGACGGATCGACGGTCCGGCAGCGGGCGCCGGCGGACCGACCTGATCGCGGGTCCCTGGGCGGGCAACGGCTAG
- a CDS encoding HYR domain-containing protein — protein MSWNSVVRRSLVVLGVAGLYVASSGAQSPAPELFFTTGRSVNTLGPTPPGTNAALAGNPKHKQRNESSCDVSPQNPWVILCANNDYRGIEKFGDSWIGLSMSTDGARTWRDRLLEGFPAAPSGIGAADPVVRTVPGLGLVSYITLSRTDGRGTLSLAVLLERNKENGEPYQFFERRIIGNGTPGRFNDKPAMLAVLDPAGGSMDVGGRTIPKGTVHFSYSLFPGNENNSSSQIYHTFSKDYGTSWSSPKKLSESLGVNQGSDIAVDDATSTIVVIWRQVADTNEPNSMVVARSTDGGQTWSKAQAMWTPPAGFGFFDQDTSSLQFRTRSMPSIVHDGRAFHAFWSARGFAANPDDARIVRSSSRDGRTWSSPVVVEAYAGRGHQIIPQAAVAGGRIQVDWIDTRNNEAGTFDRFITDFRMDSAGNRVPMDAPSPAAGSDPHYIYRQSADIYGAQAPIASPNGPPAVGFSSAQVISRYRFGLVNGVRRQLEFNFLNARLFQKGAVPFNGDYHAVASQRYRPSETTPGAWIRNTAPSTSHSIFYSAFTDNRDVQGYVWAGPPSTSFTPAGVTQEAESGIETLSSCTPSLETSLDQTVWTANDSPRSRYQNIYAATTLPGLVVATPSASKPTGALERAYVIFVQNLTGQDRRFEISVANQPPDAPPSGTGRASFRPDVDNVPDTGCVAGTDCRKIQVDIARASSVTRTVYVRSTQPRPRILVTVAEIGGTQTGSIILNANPSVAEIENPDSLEFLPDILSVENYQPDILSRQFSYYTTGVVNPDLTPVAGVQNPRIEYPRIEYPRIEYPRIEYPRIEYPRIEYDAVGNPRIEYPRIEYPRIEYSSVQNPRIEYSPLTGDDSGVITSATQVAEVTWPVGTGTGANTITGMSSEIFVNGVIPICSATVTQNCVQGAQLIVSVPHFYTVNRTCDGTQAIVVENQVIVNNVVDPATLAPDVGGPDTVNPLTQQPTFFVGPKQIVFLTLRLVGKFDAQFASKLAGRAGVIVRSQPDTSAIDQSDDDQDGAIDTTNPTLDLSGTGFLASVEGNAPGGASVTVNVTATDTQGAATVSCVRTDTSGTVPLPVDGTATFIPLGTWTGTCTAADAAGNETTGTFPIGIIDSTPPTIDVSGLAGTIALTPASGGAIVTYAVSSVTAADVVDTTPTVACTPPSGTKLSLGTNTITCTATDDSGNKATATYTFAVTDTAAPVLSLPSPIIVAATSPAGAVVTYSATATDVVDGSVPVVCAPASGLTFAVGVTTVTCTATDSSGNTASGSFTVTVDATPLTVTATATPSTLLWSPNKVLVPVTVSGRVTGFNVTSVSYRVQDEYKKVQPSGTVSVDATGNFSFVVRLEAYRNGNDADGRFYTIVLTATDALGRTVTSNVIVRVPHDQQ, from the coding sequence GTGAGTTGGAATTCAGTCGTCCGGAGGTCGCTCGTCGTCCTCGGCGTTGCCGGTCTGTACGTCGCGTCAAGCGGCGCGCAGTCGCCTGCGCCGGAATTGTTCTTTACCACCGGGCGGAGCGTCAACACGCTCGGTCCGACACCGCCTGGAACCAACGCGGCGCTCGCCGGGAACCCGAAGCACAAGCAGCGCAACGAGAGTTCGTGCGACGTATCGCCGCAGAATCCCTGGGTCATTCTGTGCGCCAATAACGACTACCGCGGCATCGAGAAGTTCGGTGATTCGTGGATCGGCCTGTCGATGTCGACCGACGGAGCGCGCACCTGGCGGGATCGGCTGCTCGAGGGATTTCCCGCGGCGCCGAGCGGCATCGGCGCTGCCGACCCCGTGGTGCGGACCGTGCCCGGGCTCGGCCTCGTCTCCTACATCACGCTGAGCCGGACCGACGGGCGCGGGACGCTGTCGCTCGCCGTGCTGCTCGAGCGCAACAAGGAGAACGGCGAGCCGTACCAGTTCTTCGAGCGCCGCATCATCGGCAACGGCACGCCGGGGCGGTTCAACGACAAGCCGGCGATGCTCGCCGTGCTCGATCCGGCGGGCGGATCGATGGACGTCGGCGGGCGTACGATCCCGAAGGGGACCGTGCATTTCAGCTACTCGCTGTTCCCCGGCAACGAGAACAACTCCTCCTCGCAGATTTACCACACGTTCTCGAAGGATTACGGCACGTCGTGGTCTTCCCCGAAGAAGTTGAGCGAGAGCCTCGGCGTGAACCAGGGAAGCGACATCGCGGTCGACGACGCGACCAGTACGATCGTCGTGATCTGGCGGCAGGTTGCCGACACCAACGAGCCCAACTCGATGGTCGTGGCGCGATCGACCGACGGCGGGCAGACGTGGAGCAAGGCGCAGGCAATGTGGACGCCTCCGGCCGGCTTCGGCTTCTTCGATCAGGACACGTCGTCGCTGCAGTTCCGCACCCGTTCGATGCCGTCGATCGTGCACGACGGGCGGGCGTTCCATGCCTTCTGGTCGGCGCGCGGCTTCGCCGCCAATCCCGACGACGCGCGAATCGTGCGATCGAGCTCGCGCGACGGCCGCACGTGGAGCAGCCCGGTGGTGGTTGAAGCGTACGCCGGGCGCGGCCACCAGATCATTCCGCAGGCCGCCGTCGCCGGGGGGCGCATCCAGGTCGACTGGATCGACACCCGCAACAACGAGGCGGGAACGTTCGATCGCTTCATCACCGATTTCCGGATGGATTCCGCGGGCAACCGCGTCCCGATGGACGCGCCGTCGCCGGCGGCCGGCTCGGATCCGCATTACATCTATCGCCAGTCGGCGGACATCTACGGCGCGCAGGCGCCCATCGCGAGCCCCAACGGGCCGCCGGCGGTTGGATTCTCGTCCGCCCAGGTCATCTCACGCTACCGGTTCGGGCTGGTGAACGGCGTCCGCCGTCAGCTCGAGTTCAACTTCCTGAACGCGCGGCTGTTCCAGAAGGGGGCCGTGCCCTTCAACGGCGACTATCACGCCGTCGCGAGCCAGCGCTACCGGCCCAGCGAGACGACGCCCGGCGCCTGGATCCGCAACACCGCGCCGTCGACGAGCCATTCGATCTTCTATTCGGCGTTCACCGACAACCGTGACGTGCAGGGCTACGTGTGGGCGGGGCCGCCGTCGACGTCCTTCACCCCGGCCGGGGTGACGCAGGAAGCGGAGAGCGGCATCGAGACGCTGTCGTCGTGCACGCCGTCGCTCGAGACGTCGCTCGATCAGACGGTGTGGACGGCGAACGACAGTCCGCGCTCCCGCTACCAGAACATCTACGCGGCGACGACGCTCCCGGGACTCGTGGTGGCGACCCCCTCCGCGTCCAAGCCGACCGGCGCGCTCGAGCGCGCGTATGTGATCTTCGTCCAGAACCTCACCGGGCAGGATCGCCGCTTCGAGATCAGCGTCGCGAACCAGCCGCCGGATGCGCCGCCGTCGGGAACCGGACGCGCCTCGTTCCGCCCGGACGTGGACAACGTGCCGGATACCGGCTGCGTCGCGGGCACCGACTGCCGCAAGATCCAGGTCGACATCGCCCGCGCGTCGAGCGTGACGCGGACGGTGTACGTCCGGTCGACGCAGCCGCGGCCGCGGATTCTGGTCACGGTCGCCGAGATCGGCGGCACACAGACCGGATCGATCATCCTCAACGCCAATCCGAGCGTCGCCGAGATCGAGAATCCGGACAGCCTGGAGTTCCTGCCCGACATCCTGTCGGTCGAGAACTACCAGCCGGACATCCTGTCGCGGCAGTTCAGCTACTACACGACCGGCGTGGTCAATCCCGATCTGACTCCCGTCGCCGGCGTGCAGAATCCGCGGATCGAGTATCCGCGCATCGAGTACCCGCGCATCGAGTATCCGCGGATCGAGTATCCCCGGATCGAGTATCCGCGCATCGAGTACGACGCGGTGGGGAACCCGCGGATCGAGTACCCGCGGATCGAATACCCGCGCATCGAGTACAGCAGCGTGCAGAACCCGCGCATCGAGTATTCGCCGCTGACCGGTGACGACTCGGGCGTGATCACGTCCGCGACCCAGGTCGCCGAAGTCACCTGGCCGGTCGGCACGGGGACGGGCGCCAACACGATCACCGGCATGTCGTCCGAGATCTTCGTGAACGGCGTGATTCCGATCTGCTCGGCGACGGTGACGCAGAACTGCGTGCAGGGGGCGCAGCTGATCGTCTCGGTGCCGCACTTCTACACCGTCAACCGCACCTGCGACGGCACCCAGGCGATCGTGGTCGAGAACCAGGTGATCGTGAACAACGTCGTCGATCCGGCGACGCTGGCGCCGGACGTGGGCGGCCCCGACACCGTCAATCCGCTGACGCAGCAGCCGACGTTCTTCGTCGGGCCGAAGCAGATCGTGTTCCTGACGCTGCGCCTGGTCGGCAAGTTCGACGCGCAGTTCGCGTCGAAGCTGGCGGGGCGCGCCGGCGTCATCGTCCGCTCGCAGCCCGACACCAGCGCCATCGATCAGTCGGACGACGATCAGGACGGCGCCATCGACACCACCAACCCGACGCTGGATCTGTCGGGCACCGGCTTCCTCGCGAGCGTCGAAGGCAACGCGCCAGGCGGCGCGAGCGTGACCGTCAACGTCACCGCCACGGATACGCAGGGGGCGGCGACCGTGTCATGCGTGCGGACCGACACGTCGGGGACGGTGCCGTTGCCGGTGGACGGGACGGCGACCTTCATTCCGCTCGGCACCTGGACGGGCACCTGTACCGCCGCCGACGCGGCGGGCAACGAGACGACGGGAACGTTCCCGATCGGCATCATCGACAGCACGCCGCCCACGATCGACGTCAGCGGCCTGGCGGGCACGATCGCACTCACGCCGGCCAGCGGCGGCGCAATCGTGACCTACGCCGTGTCCTCGGTGACGGCGGCCGACGTCGTCGACACCACGCCGACCGTGGCCTGCACGCCCCCGAGCGGCACCAAGCTGTCGCTGGGCACGAATACCATCACGTGCACCGCGACCGACGACTCGGGCAACAAGGCGACGGCGACTTACACCTTCGCCGTCACCGACACTGCCGCGCCGGTCCTGTCGCTGCCGTCACCGATCATCGTTGCGGCGACATCCCCCGCGGGCGCGGTCGTGACCTACAGCGCGACGGCGACGGACGTGGTCGACGGATCGGTGCCGGTGGTCTGCGCGCCGGCGTCCGGATTGACGTTCGCCGTCGGCGTGACCACGGTCACCTGCACGGCGACGGACAGCTCCGGCAACACCGCGTCCGGCAGCTTCACGGTGACGGTCGACGCCACACCGCTGACGGTGACCGCGACCGCGACGCCCAGCACGCTGCTGTGGTCGCCGAACAAGGTCCTCGTGCCGGTGACGGTCAGCGGACGAGTCACCGGGTTCAACGTGACCAGCGTCAGCTACCGCGTGCAGGACGAGTACAAGAAAGTCCAGCCGTCCGGCACCGTGTCGGTCGACGCCACCGGGAACTTCTCGTTCGTGGTCAGGCTGGAAGCGTACCGGAACGGCAACGACGCGGATGGGCGGTTCTACACCATCGTGCTGACCGCGACGGACGCACTCGGCCGGACCGTGACGTCCAACGTGATCGTGCGCGTCCCGCACGATCAGCAGTAA